The Streptomyces sp. SS1-1 genome has a segment encoding these proteins:
- a CDS encoding MMPL family transporter, producing MGNTKTRVRGLAARAGGWSARHRWTAVGIWVLFVALAMGLGSAAGRVDVTDSDQLKGETHTAARIIEDAGIEEPAGETVLIQAKDKSLKATDPAFRDAVDAVVKAVQGTGEVRDVTSPYDTKTISEDGRSALVQFDMRGDSDTAGERVEPVLKAVEEVQKDHGSLRIEEIGGASMMKTFDDAFGDDFQKAEYSAVPVALGILLIAFGALVAALLPVLLAITAIMATMGLMGIVSHVMPMSDTANSVMLLVGLAVGVDYCLFYLRREREEREAGRDAQTALRVAAATSGRAIIVSGVTVCVAMAGMLFTGLAEFEAMGLASLMVVAVAMVGSVTVLPALLSLLGERVEKGRIPFLHPQSRLRRDKGRANRESRFWSAVLKAVLARPVVSVVVAAGALLAVAAPAVGMKTQNLTLDQEFGDSLPIVQTYNRVNEAFPGGSEPAEVVVKADDINAPEVKSALAAFREQAVGSGASRGPVDIRLHDAQNVAFVYVPLVGGSDLDKAGASLDKLRDEVRPATLGKVDGLEAPITGQVAGSKDFNDQLAGAVVPVFAFVVVFAFGLMLLSFRSLTIAATSIVLNLLSVGAAYGILVAVFQHGWGASLVGAEGVGAIITWLPLFLFVILFGLSMDYHVFVVSRIREARLRGRTTKDAIQHGVVTTAGVVTSAAVIMVAVFAIFGTLSMQSMKQMGVGLAAAVLIDATIIRGVLLPAVMALLGERNWYLPKWLHRLPDLTHDESPEAVAQPPARDDEGERVPV from the coding sequence ATGGGGAACACGAAGACGCGAGTGCGGGGGCTCGCCGCTCGCGCCGGCGGCTGGAGCGCCCGGCATCGATGGACCGCCGTCGGGATCTGGGTGCTGTTCGTCGCCCTGGCGATGGGCCTCGGTTCCGCGGCGGGCCGGGTCGACGTGACGGACAGCGACCAGCTCAAGGGGGAGACCCACACCGCCGCCCGGATCATCGAGGACGCGGGCATCGAGGAGCCGGCCGGTGAGACCGTCCTGATCCAGGCGAAGGACAAGTCCCTCAAGGCCACCGACCCGGCGTTCCGCGACGCGGTCGACGCGGTCGTGAAGGCGGTGCAGGGCACCGGCGAGGTCCGGGACGTGACGTCCCCGTACGACACGAAGACCATCTCCGAGGACGGCCGCAGCGCCCTGGTGCAGTTCGACATGCGCGGCGACTCCGACACCGCCGGCGAGCGGGTCGAGCCCGTGCTGAAGGCCGTCGAGGAGGTCCAGAAGGACCACGGCTCGCTGCGGATCGAGGAGATCGGCGGCGCCAGCATGATGAAGACGTTCGACGACGCGTTCGGGGACGACTTCCAGAAGGCCGAGTACTCCGCGGTTCCGGTGGCCCTCGGCATTCTGCTCATCGCCTTCGGCGCGCTGGTGGCGGCGCTGCTGCCGGTGCTGCTGGCCATCACCGCGATCATGGCGACGATGGGCCTGATGGGCATCGTCAGCCACGTCATGCCGATGTCCGACACCGCGAACTCCGTGATGCTGCTGGTGGGTCTGGCCGTCGGCGTCGACTACTGCCTGTTCTACCTGCGCCGCGAGCGCGAGGAGCGCGAGGCCGGCCGGGACGCGCAGACGGCCCTGCGGGTCGCCGCCGCCACCAGCGGCCGCGCGATCATCGTCTCGGGTGTCACGGTGTGCGTGGCGATGGCGGGCATGCTGTTCACCGGTCTCGCCGAGTTCGAGGCGATGGGCCTGGCCTCGCTGATGGTCGTCGCGGTCGCCATGGTCGGTTCGGTCACCGTGCTGCCGGCGCTGCTGTCCCTGCTGGGTGAGCGCGTCGAGAAGGGCAGGATCCCGTTCCTGCACCCGCAGAGCCGGTTGCGCCGTGACAAGGGCCGGGCGAACCGGGAGAGCCGTTTCTGGTCGGCCGTGCTCAAGGCGGTGCTGGCCCGTCCCGTCGTCTCGGTCGTGGTGGCCGCCGGCGCGCTGCTCGCCGTCGCCGCGCCCGCGGTCGGCATGAAGACCCAGAACCTCACGCTGGACCAGGAGTTCGGCGACTCGCTGCCGATCGTGCAGACGTACAACCGGGTCAACGAGGCGTTCCCGGGCGGCTCCGAGCCGGCCGAGGTCGTCGTCAAGGCGGACGACATCAACGCGCCCGAGGTGAAGTCGGCGCTCGCCGCCTTCCGTGAGCAGGCGGTCGGTTCGGGTGCCTCGCGCGGCCCGGTCGACATCAGGCTGCACGACGCGCAGAACGTCGCCTTCGTCTACGTCCCGCTGGTGGGCGGCTCCGACCTGGACAAGGCGGGCGCGAGCCTCGACAAGCTCCGTGACGAGGTCCGCCCGGCCACCCTCGGCAAGGTCGACGGCCTGGAGGCGCCGATCACCGGTCAGGTCGCGGGGTCGAAGGACTTCAACGACCAGCTGGCCGGAGCGGTCGTCCCGGTCTTCGCGTTCGTCGTGGTCTTCGCCTTCGGTCTGATGCTGCTGTCCTTCCGGTCCCTGACGATCGCCGCCACGTCGATCGTGCTCAACCTGCTGTCGGTGGGCGCGGCGTACGGCATCCTGGTCGCCGTCTTCCAGCACGGCTGGGGCGCCTCCCTGGTGGGCGCGGAGGGCGTGGGCGCCATCATCACCTGGCTGCCGCTGTTCCTCTTCGTGATCCTGTTCGGCCTGTCGATGGACTACCACGTGTTCGTGGTCTCGCGGATCCGTGAGGCGCGGCTGCGCGGCCGCACGACGAAGGACGCCATCCAGCACGGCGTGGTCACCACGGCCGGCGTCGTCACCAGCGCCGCCGTCATCATGGTCGCCGTCTTCGCGATCTTCGGCACCCTGTCGATGCAGTCCATGAAGCAGATGGGCGTGGGCCTGGCGGCGGCGGTCCTGATCGACGCCACGATCATCCGGGGCGTCCTGCTCCCGGCGGTGATGGCACTGCTGGGCGAGCGCAACTGGTACCTGCCGAAGTGGCTGCACCGCCTCCCGGACCTGACCCACGACGAGTCCCCGGAGGCCGTGGCCCAGCCCCCGGCCCGGGACGACGAGGGCGAGCGCGTGCCGGTCTGA
- a CDS encoding ABC transporter permease has protein sequence MASTETTAAKDGTDLAGLEAGLDALETADGGGGRTPFRRTLTQKVLPPAVAVVLVLALWQFLVSSGIADDPTKLPPPAAVWDELRESWLEGTLHQYIWTSVSRGLLGFLLALAIGTPLGLIVARVRFVRAAIGPILSGLQSLPSVAWVPPAVIWLGLNDRMMFAVILLGAVPSIANGLVSGVDQVPPLFLRAGRTLGATGLKGTWHVVMPAALPGYLAGLKQGWAFSWRSLMAAEIIASSPDLGVGLGQLLENGRNTSSMPMVFFAILLILVVGIAIDLLIFSPLERRVLRGRGLLARS, from the coding sequence ATGGCCAGCACTGAGACGACCGCCGCCAAGGACGGCACCGATCTCGCCGGACTCGAGGCGGGCCTGGACGCCCTGGAGACGGCGGACGGCGGCGGTGGCCGTACGCCGTTCCGCAGGACGCTGACACAGAAGGTGCTGCCGCCGGCCGTCGCCGTCGTGCTGGTGCTCGCGCTCTGGCAGTTCCTGGTGTCGTCCGGGATCGCCGACGACCCGACCAAGCTGCCGCCGCCGGCCGCCGTGTGGGACGAGCTGCGCGAGTCGTGGCTGGAGGGCACCCTCCACCAGTACATCTGGACGTCGGTCTCGCGCGGTCTGCTCGGCTTCCTGCTGGCGCTCGCCATCGGCACCCCGCTCGGGCTGATCGTCGCCCGGGTGCGGTTCGTGCGCGCGGCGATCGGGCCGATCCTGTCCGGGCTGCAGTCGCTGCCGTCCGTGGCGTGGGTGCCGCCCGCCGTGATCTGGCTCGGCCTGAACGACCGCATGATGTTCGCGGTGATCCTGCTGGGCGCGGTGCCCTCGATCGCCAACGGGCTGGTGTCGGGCGTCGACCAGGTGCCGCCGCTGTTCTTGCGGGCCGGCCGCACGCTGGGTGCGACGGGCCTGAAGGGCACCTGGCACGTGGTGATGCCGGCCGCGCTGCCCGGCTACCTCGCCGGTCTGAAGCAGGGCTGGGCGTTCTCCTGGCGGTCGCTGATGGCCGCGGAGATCATCGCGTCCTCCCCCGACCTGGGCGTGGGCCTCGGCCAGCTCCTGGAGAATGGCCGCAACACCAGTTCCATGCCCATGGTCTTCTTCGCCATCCTGCTCATCCTGGTCGTCGGCATCGCCATCGACCTGCTGATCTTCAGTCCGCTGGAGCGCCGGGTGCTGCGCGGCCGCGGTCTGCTGGCAAGGAGCTGA
- the erm(V) gene encoding 23S rRNA (adenine(2058)-N(6))-methyltransferase Erm(V) yields the protein MARPRRVSRALSQNFLADRAAAAQLARLAAPHDRPVPLLLEVGAGHGALTELLAPRCRSLLAYEIDPRLVPGLRARFAGTPHVRVLGEDFLRARAPHTPFSVAGNVPFSRTADVVEWCLRAPHLTDATLLTQLEYARKRTGDYGGWTRLTVLTWPRHEWRLAGRVGRRSFRPVPRVDGGIVRIERRRTPLLAPGAYAGWRELVELGFSGVGGSLHASLRRARPRRRVDAAFRAAGLDRDVLVGEVPPWTWLRLHEVLSS from the coding sequence ATGGCCCGCCCCCGTCGCGTTTCCCGCGCGCTCTCGCAGAACTTCCTCGCCGACCGCGCCGCCGCCGCACAGCTCGCCCGGCTCGCCGCGCCCCACGACCGCCCCGTCCCGCTGCTGCTCGAAGTGGGCGCCGGGCACGGCGCGTTGACCGAGCTGCTCGCACCGCGCTGCCGCAGCCTCCTCGCCTACGAGATCGACCCGCGGCTCGTCCCCGGCCTGCGCGCGCGGTTCGCGGGCACCCCGCACGTCCGCGTCCTCGGTGAGGACTTCCTGCGGGCGAGGGCGCCGCACACACCGTTCTCCGTCGCCGGGAACGTGCCCTTCTCGCGTACCGCCGACGTCGTCGAGTGGTGTCTGCGGGCCCCGCACCTCACCGACGCCACCCTGCTCACCCAGCTGGAGTACGCCCGCAAGCGCACCGGCGACTACGGCGGCTGGACTCGGCTGACCGTGCTGACCTGGCCCCGGCACGAGTGGCGGCTGGCCGGACGGGTCGGGCGCCGCAGCTTCCGGCCCGTGCCCCGGGTGGACGGCGGGATCGTCCGTATCGAGCGGCGCCGCACCCCGCTGCTCGCGCCCGGCGCGTACGCGGGCTGGCGGGAACTGGTCGAGCTCGGCTTCTCCGGGGTCGGCGGCTCCCTGCACGCCTCGCTGCGGCGGGCCCGGCCGAGGCGGCGCGTGGACGCGGCGTTCCGCGCGGCGGGGCTCGACCGGGACGTCCTGGTGGGGGAGGTGCCGCCGTGGACCTGGCTGAGGCTGCACGAGGTGCTGAGCTCGTGA
- a CDS encoding aliphatic sulfonate ABC transporter substrate-binding protein has protein sequence MTRSVSARRAPRRTLAVLAALPLLALAACGYGSRAEDSGEHAVAGAPKVDGLDSVRIGYFGNLTHATALVGRHEGLFQQELGGTRAEYATFNAGPSEIEALNSGSIDIGWIGPSPAVNGYVKARGKNLRIVSGSASGGVKLVVDPEKITSLKDVKGKRIATPQLGNTQDVAFLNWAKDQGWKVDAESGKGDVSVVRTDNKITPDAYRSGSIDGAWVPEPTASKLVAEGGKVLLDESSLWPGEKFVITNVVVSQRFLKEHPKAVEAVLRGSVKANRWITAHEGRAKAAANAQLEADTGKPLPAAVLDPAWRSLAVTDDPLAATLRTQAGHAVQAGLLGSPDLTGIYDLGPLNKVLKAEGAPAVDDAGLGAE, from the coding sequence GTGACACGTTCCGTGTCCGCCCGCCGCGCCCCGCGCCGGACGCTCGCCGTCCTGGCCGCGCTGCCGCTGCTCGCCCTCGCGGCGTGCGGCTACGGCTCGCGGGCCGAGGACTCCGGCGAGCACGCCGTCGCCGGGGCGCCCAAGGTGGACGGCCTGGACTCGGTGCGCATCGGGTACTTCGGGAACCTGACCCACGCCACGGCCCTGGTCGGCCGGCACGAGGGCCTGTTCCAGCAGGAGCTGGGCGGCACCCGGGCGGAGTACGCCACGTTCAACGCCGGTCCGTCGGAGATCGAGGCGCTGAACTCCGGCTCGATCGACATCGGCTGGATCGGCCCCTCCCCCGCCGTCAACGGGTACGTCAAGGCGCGGGGCAAGAACCTGCGGATCGTGTCCGGTTCGGCGTCGGGCGGCGTCAAGCTCGTCGTGGACCCGGAGAAGATCACGTCGTTGAAGGACGTCAAGGGCAAGCGGATCGCCACCCCGCAGCTCGGCAACACCCAGGACGTCGCGTTCCTCAACTGGGCCAAGGACCAGGGCTGGAAGGTCGACGCCGAGAGCGGCAAGGGTGACGTGTCCGTCGTCCGCACCGACAACAAGATCACCCCGGACGCCTACAGGTCCGGTTCGATCGACGGGGCGTGGGTGCCCGAGCCGACCGCCTCCAAGCTGGTCGCCGAGGGCGGCAAGGTGCTGCTCGACGAGTCGAGCCTGTGGCCCGGCGAGAAGTTCGTGATCACGAACGTCGTCGTCTCGCAGCGCTTCCTGAAGGAGCACCCGAAGGCCGTCGAGGCGGTCCTGCGCGGCTCCGTGAAGGCGAACCGCTGGATCACCGCCCACGAGGGACGGGCGAAGGCCGCCGCCAACGCCCAGCTGGAGGCCGACACCGGCAAGCCGCTGCCCGCCGCCGTCCTCGACCCGGCGTGGCGGTCCCTCGCGGTCACCGACGACCCGCTGGCGGCCACCCTGCGCACCCAGGCCGGTCACGCGGTCCAGGCGGGCCTGCTCGGGTCGCCCGACCTGACCGGCATCTACGACCTGGGCCCGCTGAACAAGGTCCTCAAGGCCGAGGGCGCACCCGCGGTCGACGACGCCGGTCTCGGCGCCGAGTAG
- the mgt gene encoding macrolide-inactivating glycosyltransferase, with protein sequence MTSPAHIAMFSIAAHGHVNPSLEVIRELVARGHRVTYAIPPALAEKVAATGAEPKLWNSTLPGPDADPEAWGSTLLDNVEPFLADAIQALPQLTEAYEGDEPDLVLHDITSYPARVLAHRWGVPAVSLSPNLVAWEGYEEEIAEPMWAEPKKTERGQAYYRRFENWLKENGVDLHPDPFAGRPDRSIVLIPRALQPNADRVDERVYSFVGACQGDRTAEGDWRRPAGAEKVALVSLGSSFTKQPAFYRECVRAFAGLPGWHLVLQVGRHVDPAELGEIPANVEVRDWVPQLAILRQADLFVTHAGAGGSQEGLATATPMIAVPQAVDQFGNADMLQALGVARHIPTEEATAEVLRETALALTADPEVARSLKDIQTEMAQEGGTRRAADLIEAELDAARAWA encoded by the coding sequence ATGACCAGTCCCGCGCACATCGCCATGTTCTCCATCGCCGCCCACGGCCACGTGAACCCCAGCCTCGAGGTGATCCGCGAACTCGTGGCGCGCGGGCACCGCGTCACCTACGCCATCCCGCCGGCCCTCGCCGAGAAGGTCGCCGCGACCGGCGCCGAGCCGAAGCTCTGGAACTCCACGCTGCCCGGCCCCGACGCCGACCCGGAGGCGTGGGGGAGCACCCTGCTGGACAACGTCGAGCCGTTCCTGGCCGACGCGATCCAGGCCCTCCCGCAGCTGACCGAGGCGTACGAGGGCGACGAGCCCGACCTCGTCCTGCACGACATCACCTCCTACCCGGCCCGTGTCCTCGCCCACCGCTGGGGCGTGCCCGCCGTCTCGCTGTCCCCGAACCTCGTCGCCTGGGAGGGCTACGAGGAGGAGATCGCCGAGCCCATGTGGGCGGAACCGAAGAAGACGGAGCGCGGGCAGGCGTACTACCGGCGCTTCGAGAACTGGCTGAAGGAGAACGGCGTCGATCTGCACCCCGACCCGTTCGCCGGCCGCCCCGACCGCTCGATCGTCCTCATCCCGCGCGCCCTCCAGCCGAACGCCGACCGGGTCGACGAGCGCGTGTACTCCTTCGTCGGCGCCTGCCAGGGCGACCGCACCGCCGAGGGCGACTGGCGGCGGCCGGCCGGCGCCGAGAAGGTCGCGCTCGTCTCCCTCGGCTCGTCGTTCACCAAGCAGCCGGCGTTCTACCGGGAGTGCGTGCGGGCCTTCGCCGGACTGCCCGGCTGGCACCTCGTGCTCCAGGTCGGCCGGCACGTCGACCCCGCCGAGCTCGGGGAGATCCCGGCGAACGTCGAGGTGCGCGACTGGGTCCCGCAGCTGGCGATCCTCCGGCAGGCCGACCTGTTCGTCACCCACGCCGGCGCGGGCGGCAGCCAGGAGGGCCTGGCCACGGCCACCCCGATGATCGCCGTACCGCAGGCCGTCGACCAGTTCGGCAACGCCGACATGCTCCAGGCCCTCGGCGTCGCCCGGCACATCCCGACCGAGGAGGCCACCGCGGAGGTCCTGCGCGAGACGGCCCTCGCCCTCACCGCCGACCCCGAGGTCGCCCGCAGCCTGAAGGACATCCAGACGGAGATGGCCCAGGAGGGCGGCACCCGACGGGCCGCCGACCTGATCGAGGCGGAGCTGGACGCCGCCCGCGCCTGGGCATGA
- a CDS encoding DUF4440 domain-containing protein, which produces MPDRDPAVQAAVEGELRLLDPEVRRSPELLGALLHPEFHEVGSSGRLWDRASTMARLPLDTDPHRYVVTSPLRGARLAPDVVHLVFDTERDGLRVHRSSLWRRTDAGWQMYFHQGTPYGGEEA; this is translated from the coding sequence GTGCCTGACCGTGACCCCGCCGTTCAGGCGGCCGTCGAGGGCGAGTTGAGACTGCTGGACCCCGAGGTCCGCCGCTCCCCGGAACTCCTCGGGGCCCTGCTGCACCCGGAGTTCCACGAGGTGGGCTCCTCCGGCCGGCTCTGGGACCGGGCGTCGACGATGGCCCGGCTGCCCCTGGACACCGACCCGCACCGGTACGTCGTCACCTCGCCCCTCCGGGGCGCCCGGCTCGCCCCCGACGTCGTCCACCTCGTCTTCGACACCGAACGCGACGGGCTCCGCGTCCACCGCAGCTCGCTGTGGCGGCGGACGGACGCGGGGTGGCAGATGTACTTCCACCAAGGAACGCCGTACGGCGGGGAAGAGGCATGA
- a CDS encoding DUF1697 domain-containing protein, whose protein sequence is MTTTYAALLRGINVGGSRKVPMADLRALLTGLGLDGVRTHLQSGQAVFTAAHGDEDSLAADITAAIEKRFGFPVDVIVRDHAYLKTVADACPFPADTLEGRQLHVTYFSAPVDAARFAEIDPAAYLPEEFRLGDRALYLYAPDGLGRSKLAEALARPRLTKGLIATSRNWNTVVKLVEMTGA, encoded by the coding sequence ATGACGACGACGTACGCGGCGCTGCTGCGCGGCATCAACGTGGGCGGCAGCCGGAAGGTCCCCATGGCCGACCTGCGCGCCCTGCTGACCGGCCTCGGACTCGACGGCGTCCGCACCCACCTCCAGAGCGGGCAGGCCGTGTTCACGGCCGCGCACGGCGACGAGGACTCCCTCGCCGCCGACATCACCGCGGCGATCGAGAAGCGCTTCGGCTTCCCCGTGGACGTGATCGTCCGCGACCACGCCTATCTGAAGACCGTCGCCGACGCCTGCCCGTTCCCCGCGGACACCCTGGAGGGCAGGCAGCTCCACGTCACCTACTTCTCCGCGCCGGTGGACGCCGCGCGCTTCGCCGAGATCGACCCGGCGGCGTATCTGCCGGAGGAGTTCCGGCTCGGCGACCGCGCGCTGTACCTGTACGCCCCGGACGGCCTCGGCCGCTCCAAGCTCGCCGAGGCCCTGGCGCGCCCCCGGCTCACCAAGGGCCTGATCGCGACCAGCCGCAACTGGAACACCGTCGTGAAACTCGTGGAGATGACCGGTGCCTGA
- a CDS encoding sirohydrochlorin chelatase, which translates to MSQPVLLVVAHGSRDPRHAATVHALVRRVRALRPGLRVETGFLDFNVPSVGGVLESLAAEGVRDVVALPLLLTRAFHAKADIPAVLREAPARLRIRQAEVLGPSPLLLSALERRLYEAGLTPADKSSTGVVLASAGSTDPEAIAVIAEIAREWRHTGWCAVRPAFASAALPRTEDAVRELRALGCARVAVAPYVLAPGRLPDRIARGATDADVLADVLGAAPEVAHLLLHRYDAARRPVLTALGA; encoded by the coding sequence GTGTCCCAGCCGGTCCTCCTCGTCGTCGCGCACGGCAGCCGTGACCCACGGCATGCCGCGACCGTGCACGCCCTCGTCCGGCGGGTGCGCGCGCTGCGTCCCGGTCTGCGCGTGGAGACCGGGTTCCTGGACTTCAACGTGCCGTCCGTGGGGGGCGTGCTGGAGTCGCTGGCCGCCGAGGGCGTCCGGGACGTCGTGGCGCTGCCGCTGCTGCTGACGCGCGCCTTCCACGCGAAGGCCGACATCCCGGCGGTGCTGCGGGAGGCGCCGGCGAGGCTGCGGATCCGGCAGGCGGAGGTCCTCGGCCCGTCGCCGCTGCTCCTCTCCGCCCTGGAACGGCGGCTGTACGAGGCGGGCCTGACGCCCGCCGACAAGTCCTCGACCGGGGTCGTGCTGGCCTCGGCGGGGTCCACCGACCCGGAGGCGATCGCAGTGATCGCAGAAATCGCGCGGGAGTGGCGGCACACCGGTTGGTGCGCCGTGCGGCCTGCGTTCGCCTCCGCCGCCCTTCCCCGCACCGAGGACGCGGTCCGCGAACTGCGCGCCCTCGGCTGCGCACGGGTGGCCGTGGCACCGTACGTCCTGGCACCGGGCCGCCTCCCGGACCGCATCGCGCGGGGCGCGACGGACGCGGACGTCCTCGCGGACGTGCTGGGAGCGGCCCCCGAGGTGGCCCACCTGCTGCTGCACCGCTACGACGCGGCGCGAAGGCCGGTACTGACGGCGCTGGGCGCCTGA
- a CDS encoding ABC transporter ATP-binding protein: MATALATAAGTDASVEHAARIEHVSKSFAGPAGQQLVLDDITLDVAPGEFVTLLGASGCGKSTLLNLVAGLDRPSAGTITTDGRPALMFQEHALFPWLTAGKNIELALKLRGVGKAQRRERAEELLELVRLKGAYGKRVHELSGGMRQRVAMARALAQDSRLLLMDEPFAALDAITRDVLHDELTRIWRETGVSVLFVTHNVREAVRLAQRVVLLSSRPGRVAREWTVGIPQPRRIEDTEVAELSREITEELRGEIRRHGQH; this comes from the coding sequence ATGGCCACCGCCCTCGCCACGGCCGCCGGCACGGACGCGTCCGTCGAGCACGCCGCACGGATCGAGCACGTCTCGAAGTCCTTCGCCGGCCCGGCCGGGCAGCAGCTCGTCCTCGACGACATCACCCTCGACGTCGCCCCCGGCGAGTTCGTCACGCTTCTCGGAGCCTCCGGCTGCGGCAAGTCGACCCTGCTCAACCTGGTCGCCGGCCTCGACCGGCCCAGCGCGGGCACCATCACCACCGACGGCCGCCCCGCCCTCATGTTCCAGGAACACGCCCTGTTCCCCTGGCTGACGGCGGGCAAGAACATCGAACTCGCGCTGAAGCTGCGGGGCGTGGGCAAGGCCCAGCGGCGTGAACGCGCCGAGGAACTGCTCGAACTGGTCCGTCTGAAGGGCGCGTACGGCAAGCGGGTGCACGAGCTGTCCGGCGGTATGCGTCAGCGCGTCGCCATGGCGCGGGCGCTCGCGCAGGACAGCCGGCTGCTGCTGATGGACGAGCCGTTCGCCGCCCTGGACGCCATCACGCGGGACGTGCTGCACGACGAACTGACCCGTATCTGGCGGGAGACCGGCGTGTCCGTGCTCTTCGTGACGCACAACGTCCGGGAGGCCGTGCGGCTGGCCCAGCGGGTCGTGCTGCTGTCCTCGCGTCCGGGCCGGGTGGCCCGGGAGTGGACGGTCGGCATCCCGCAGCCGCGCCGCATCGAGGACACCGAGGTCGCCGAGCTGTCCCGGGAGATCACCGAAGAACTGCGTGGGGAGATCCGCCGCCATGGCCAGCACTGA
- a CDS encoding ketopantoate reductase family protein, whose translation MRYVIIGAGAVGGVVGGRLAEAGHEVVLVARGAHHDALRDHGLRLRVPEGELILRIPVVDGPDALGELRPDDVLVLAVKTQDTEAAVRAWGPAPVAGGGTAAERLPLVCAQNGVESQRLALRLFRRVYGVCVWLPCTYVEPGVVSAAGAPLTGILHLGRHPHGTDETARRIAADLEKSHFEAPVVPDVGRWQYAKLLANLGNAVEALTGPVAGDEAMALLGRVQEEGRAALEAAGIAYATPEEQRAVRGDKVTLVPLDGVPRGGGSSWQSLARGTGTIESDYLNGEITLLGRLHGVPTPLNELLQHLAATFAREHREPGSMPVAELVRRADEATAHTAG comes from the coding sequence GTGCGCTACGTCATCATCGGGGCCGGAGCCGTCGGAGGCGTCGTCGGCGGACGGCTCGCGGAAGCCGGGCACGAGGTCGTCCTCGTGGCGCGCGGCGCCCACCACGACGCCCTACGGGACCACGGTCTGCGGCTCAGGGTCCCCGAGGGGGAGCTGATCCTGCGCATACCCGTCGTCGACGGCCCGGACGCCCTCGGGGAACTGCGCCCCGACGACGTCCTCGTCCTCGCCGTGAAGACCCAGGACACCGAGGCGGCGGTGCGCGCCTGGGGCCCGGCACCGGTCGCGGGCGGCGGTACGGCCGCCGAACGGCTGCCCCTGGTCTGCGCGCAGAACGGCGTCGAGAGCCAGCGACTGGCCCTGCGGCTGTTCCGGCGGGTGTACGGCGTCTGCGTCTGGCTGCCCTGCACCTACGTCGAACCGGGCGTGGTCTCCGCCGCCGGCGCGCCCCTGACCGGCATCCTCCACCTCGGCCGCCATCCGCACGGCACCGACGAGACCGCCCGGCGCATCGCCGCCGACCTGGAGAAGTCCCACTTCGAGGCACCGGTCGTGCCCGACGTGGGGCGCTGGCAGTACGCCAAACTGCTGGCCAACCTCGGCAACGCCGTGGAGGCACTGACCGGGCCCGTCGCCGGCGACGAGGCCATGGCCCTGCTGGGGCGGGTGCAGGAGGAGGGCAGGGCCGCCCTGGAGGCCGCCGGGATCGCGTACGCCACCCCCGAGGAGCAGCGGGCCGTCCGCGGCGACAAGGTCACCCTCGTCCCCCTCGACGGCGTCCCACGCGGCGGCGGCTCCTCCTGGCAGTCCCTCGCCCGGGGCACCGGCACGATCGAGTCCGACTACCTCAACGGCGAGATCACCCTCCTGGGCCGCCTGCACGGCGTCCCCACCCCCCTGAACGAACTCCTCCAGCACCTCGCCGCCACCTTCGCGCGCGAACACCGGGAGCCGGGGTCGATGCCGGTGGCGGAACTGGTACGGCGCGCGGACGAGGCGACCGCCCACACGGCCGGCTGA